A genomic segment from Candidatus Brocadia sinica JPN1 encodes:
- a CDS encoding IS4 family transposase: MDPFCKQQKIPTFHELFSPVQNIFHSVPPLESKGNRPLQMNFEQQLKALIYYHLEEHSSGRDLLQELQEDDFARTEIAPPDGIKKSSFFEAINHRGIEQLLFIFTKLQADATKVLPQEYEHLGELVSIDGSFIDAVLSMHWADYRKGAKKAKAHLGFNLNHSIPSKIYLTDGKGDERPFVNKILSPGQTGIMDRYYQCHKDFDLWQTEGKHFVCRIKENTNKSVIKTNPLKPGSIVFYDALVLLGTPQVNQTEKPVRLIGYWIDAKEYWVATDRHDLTAEDIASLYKLRWNIEIFFGWWKRHLKVYHLIARSQHGLMVQILAGLITYLLLAIYCHNNFKEKVSIKRVRELRIKINNEARNLNFSPFGNYNFKEHAKNYNHAKT; this comes from the coding sequence ATTGATCCGTTTTGCAAACAGCAAAAAATTCCCACGTTTCATGAACTGTTTAGTCCTGTACAGAATATTTTTCATTCGGTGCCACCTCTTGAATCAAAAGGAAACAGGCCGTTGCAGATGAATTTCGAACAACAACTCAAAGCACTTATTTATTACCATCTCGAAGAACATTCCTCAGGCAGAGATCTCCTTCAGGAACTCCAAGAGGATGATTTTGCCAGAACCGAAATAGCGCCTCCCGACGGTATCAAAAAGAGCAGCTTTTTCGAGGCCATCAACCACAGAGGCATCGAGCAACTCCTCTTTATTTTCACGAAACTTCAAGCCGATGCCACAAAGGTGCTCCCCCAGGAATATGAACATCTGGGGGAACTCGTCAGTATTGATGGTTCATTCATTGACGCAGTCCTTTCCATGCATTGGGCAGATTACCGAAAGGGGGCAAAAAAAGCAAAAGCCCACCTTGGTTTTAATCTTAACCATTCTATTCCATCAAAAATTTACCTTACCGATGGTAAAGGTGACGAACGCCCTTTCGTAAACAAAATACTCTCCCCTGGTCAGACGGGAATCATGGACCGTTATTATCAGTGCCATAAAGACTTTGACCTATGGCAGACAGAAGGAAAGCATTTTGTCTGCCGTATCAAAGAGAATACAAATAAATCCGTTATAAAAACCAATCCTCTCAAGCCAGGGAGCATAGTCTTTTATGATGCCCTTGTCCTGCTTGGAACACCCCAGGTGAATCAGACAGAAAAACCTGTTCGCCTTATCGGGTATTGGATAGACGCTAAAGAGTATTGGGTTGCAACTGACCGCCATGACCTTACTGCTGAAGATATCGCTTCTCTTTACAAGCTTCGCTGGAATATTGAAATATTCTTTGGTTGGTGGAAGCGCCACCTCAAGGTCTATCATCTTATCGCACGATCACAGCACGGATTAATGGTTCAAATACTTGCAGGGTTAATTACCTATCTTCTACTTGCTATTTACTGTCACAATAATTTCAAAGAAAAAGTTTCTATCAAAAGAGTCAGAGAGTTGAGAATCAAAATAAATAATGAAGCCAGAAACTTAAACTTTTCTCCTTTTGGTAACTACAATTTTAAAGAACATGCTAAAAATTATAACCACGCAAAAACTTAA
- the cas1 gene encoding CRISPR-associated endonuclease Cas1, with translation MRIAKVGLTELSFPGRQKHPSPDPVNAPLSLSYTMIFSELSSLLYGLGFDPYLAYYHSIDYGRASLASDLMEKFRAPVADRLTLNLMNNRVFGQEDFYSNPNEGVYLRRETLKRYFVEYEAMLNREFVRQETRENTTFRKCFRLQAERLASSIQNTIPYIPFEFGI, from the coding sequence GTGCGAATTGCGAAAGTCGGGCTAACTGAACTCAGTTTCCCGGGAAGACAGAAACATCCTTCTCCCGATCCCGTCAATGCACCCCTTTCCCTGAGCTATACCATGATTTTTAGTGAACTATCATCGCTCCTCTATGGATTGGGTTTCGATCCATACCTTGCTTATTATCATAGTATTGACTATGGAAGGGCATCCCTTGCCTCTGACCTCATGGAAAAATTCCGGGCGCCGGTGGCCGACCGGCTGACCCTGAATCTCATGAATAACAGGGTTTTCGGACAAGAGGACTTTTACTCAAATCCCAATGAAGGAGTATACCTCAGGCGTGAGACATTGAAGCGGTATTTCGTGGAATACGAGGCCATGCTCAATCGTGAGTTTGTCCGGCAGGAAACCAGGGAAAATACGACGTTCAGGAAGTGTTTTCGTCTTCAGGCGGAAAGACTGGCTTCCAGTATTCAAAATACTATACCGTATATTCCATTTGAGTTTGGAATATAG
- a CDS encoding nucleotidyltransferase domain-containing protein: MKHSIGKTKGVVSMVVVSDEVLEIIKRFIDMVSASGLHLERALLFGSHAKGTANTWSDIDVTLVSKDFTGIGFYNRKRVNPFIMKTMILPQRPQRINYGFFNGTDYSGGNRGSSYPGTRLIGIYLRRSPLS; the protein is encoded by the coding sequence ATGAAGCATAGCATTGGAAAGACAAAAGGAGTTGTATCAATGGTTGTTGTCTCAGATGAAGTACTAGAAATAATTAAAAGGTTTATCGACATGGTCTCCGCCAGTGGACTGCATCTGGAGAGGGCTCTATTGTTTGGTTCCCACGCAAAGGGAACTGCGAACACATGGAGTGATATTGACGTTACCCTGGTATCGAAAGATTTTACCGGTATCGGGTTTTATAACAGGAAACGAGTGAATCCTTTTATCATGAAAACAATGATTTTGCCACAGAGGCCACAGAGAATAAATTATGGATTCTTTAACGGAACAGATTATAGCGGCGGCAATAGAGGTTCATCGTATCCTGGGACCAGGCTTATTGGAATCTATTTACGAAGAAGCCCTTTGTCATGA
- the cas2 gene encoding CRISPR-associated endonuclease Cas2, whose product MLYVVSYDIPDTGRRTKLAKALKDFGDRVHYSVFECMLDSILLNKMVARVKKIVLPNDDSVRIYAICANCERAIQVIGQGKVTKMEDIYIV is encoded by the coding sequence ATGCTGTATGTCGTATCTTATGATATACCGGACACCGGCAGGAGGACAAAATTGGCAAAGGCGCTTAAGGATTTTGGGGATCGGGTACACTATAGCGTCTTTGAGTGTATGCTGGACAGCATTCTCTTGAATAAAATGGTGGCTAGGGTAAAGAAGATTGTCTTGCCCAATGACGACAGCGTGAGGATATATGCCATCTGCGCCAATTGCGAACGGGCTATTCAAGTGATCGGGCAGGGGAAGGTAACCAAAATGGAGGACATTTACATAGTGTGA
- the cas1 gene encoding CRISPR-associated endonuclease Cas1, with the protein MANLYLTEQNSILRKSGDRLIVQKDDETLLEVQCHKIDAVLIFGNVQFTTQAVHELFEHGIEMAILTRTGKLIGQITSPTPKNITLRLHQFRKYGDNDFRLMLSKAIVAGKIMNCYNVVRLFSYNHPEINLETEIAALKAKPGDVALATQINQLFGLEGSAAKVYFDAFGKMLLGGFTFPGRKKHPSTDPVNALLSLSYTMIFSEISSLLDGLGFDPYLAYYHSIDYGRASLASDLMEEFRAPVADRLTLNLMNNRVFGQEDFYSNPNEGVYLRRDALKRYFVEYEGMLNREFVRQETGETTTLRKCFRYQAEKLAATIQNITPYIPFLQEV; encoded by the coding sequence ATGGCGAATCTTTATCTGACCGAACAAAATTCCATTTTACGCAAGAGCGGCGACCGGCTTATTGTTCAGAAGGACGACGAAACCCTCCTTGAGGTACAGTGCCATAAGATCGATGCCGTGCTCATCTTCGGAAACGTCCAGTTTACCACGCAGGCCGTGCACGAACTCTTTGAACACGGTATAGAGATGGCCATTCTCACACGAACGGGAAAACTTATCGGACAAATAACCTCCCCTACGCCCAAAAACATTACCCTGCGTCTCCACCAGTTCAGGAAATACGGGGATAATGACTTCCGGCTCATGCTCTCAAAGGCGATTGTGGCGGGAAAGATCATGAATTGCTATAATGTCGTCCGCCTGTTTTCGTATAATCATCCGGAGATTAACCTTGAAACGGAGATCGCGGCGCTGAAGGCAAAGCCCGGGGATGTGGCATTGGCTACCCAAATTAATCAACTATTTGGCCTGGAAGGAAGTGCGGCAAAGGTCTATTTTGATGCCTTTGGTAAAATGCTTCTGGGCGGATTCACGTTTCCGGGAAGAAAGAAGCATCCGTCCACCGACCCCGTCAATGCGCTCCTTTCCCTGAGTTACACCATGATTTTCAGCGAAATATCATCGCTCCTCGATGGACTGGGATTTGATCCGTACCTTGCTTACTATCACAGCATCGACTATGGGCGGGCATCCCTTGCCTCTGATCTCATGGAGGAATTTCGGGCGCCGGTGGCTGACCGGCTGACCCTGAATCTCATGAATAACAGGGTTTTCGGGCAGGAGGACTTTTACTCAAATCCCAACGAAGGGGTTTATCTCAGACGCGATGCATTGAAACGCTACTTTGTGGAATACGAGGGCATGCTCAACCGTGAGTTTGTCCGGCAGGAAACCGGAGAGACTACCACGCTGCGAAAGTGCTTTCGTTACCAGGCGGAAAAACTGGCTGCCACTATTCAAAATATTACACCGTATATTCCTTTTTTGCAGGAGGTATGA